Sequence from the Deltaproteobacteria bacterium CG2_30_66_27 genome:
TGCGCGTTGTCGGTCACCGGACCGTAGGAGTCGACGGCGATCGTGACCGGCCCCATCCCGAGGAAGCCGAAGGCGATCAGCCCGAAGGCGAAGATCGCCGGGGCCACCATGATGTCGCCCAGTCCCAGCGTGGAGACGGCGTAGCCTCCCGCCATCAGGCCGATGATCGCGATCCCCAGCCAGTAGGCGGCATAGTTCCCTGCGACAAAGCCGGAGAGGATATTCAGCGACGCGCCGCCCTCGCGCGAGGCGGTGACCACCTCGCGGACGTGGCCCGAGTTCGTGGAGGTGAAGACCTTGACCAGCTCGGGGATGATCGCCCCGGCCAGGGTTCCGCACGTGATGATGGTGGAGAGCTTCCACCAGAGTTGCCCGCCGCCCATGGCGGGGATCAGCAGGTACGACAGCAGGTACGTCATCGCGATGGAGACGATCGAGGTCAGCCACACGAGCGAGGTCAACGGCATCTCGAAGTTGAACTTCTTCGACTCCCCGTACTTGCCCCTGTTGTACACGCCGTTGACCCCGTAGGAGACGGCGCTGGTGATGATCATCCCGATGCGCATCACGAAGATCCACACCAGCAGCTGGACCTGGTGGGTGATCTTGTCGGCAGGAGAAAGCTGATTCCCGACGGCGAGCAGGATGAAGGTGATGAGGGCCACGCCGGTAACGCCGTACGTCTCGAAGCCGTCCGCCGTGGGGCCGACCGAGTCGCCCGCGTTGTCGCCCGTGCAGTCGGCGATGACGCCGGGGTTGCGCGCGTCGTCCTCCTTGATCTTGAAGACGATCTTCATGAGATCCGACCCGATGTCGGCGATCTTGGTGAAGATGCCGCCCGCGATCCGCAGCGCCGCAGCGCCCAGCGACTCGCCGATGGCGAAGCCGATGAAGCAGGGGCCCGCCATATCCCCCGGGACGAAGAGGAGGATGATGAGCATGAGGACCAGCTCGACGCTGACCAGCAGCATCCCGATGCTCATCCCGGACTTGAGTGGGATCTCCATCGTCGGGTACGGCTTCCCCCGGAGCGAGCAGAACGCCGACCGCGAGTTCGCGTAGGTGTTCATCCGGATGCCGAACCACGCCACCGAGTAGCTGCCGAGGATGCCGATGATGCTGAAGACGACGATGATCCCGACCTTGAAGGTCTCCATCTCCCGGCTGAAGTACCACACCATGATCGCGGCGATGAAGGCCCACAGGATGGCGAGGAACTTCCCCTGCTGGATCAGGTACGTCTTGCACGTCTCGTAGATGAGCTCGGAGATCTCCAACATCGACTTGTGGACGGGCAGGTTCCGGATCTGGGAGAATTGTACGAGGCTGAAGGCGATGCCGAGGAGACAGATGGCGAGCCCCACCAGCAGCAGGTTGTGCCCGTTCATCCCGAGGAAGCTCTCCGTCGCCAGGTCGGGGATGACCAGATCCGCCTCGCTCGCGTTGGCCGCGGTGGCCAGCAGGACGAGAACCAGCGCCGCCATCGCGGGAAACAATTTCCTCGCGAGGACGGTAAACCGTGCGACAACCGTGTCAGTCATGGTCCCTCCGTATCTGTTCTGTTTTTAACGGATAGTGCGTGGCGGGAGATCCGCCGGAATTATCGCGAAATCGGACGGGTCTGCACACAGTCGACAGCCGCCCGCATCCGAAACGGGGAATTTGTACCACGCGGCGCCCCGCAGGTCAAGCGGAAACCCCAAGAGAAGGAGTGTCCCACGCCCACAAACAAGCATCACAAGGTGCAGACGCTCAGTCTGATATATTAGCCGCATGGACTTTCGCGGGAAACGGATCCTCGCCCCCCTGGCGGGGGTCACGGACACGACGTTCCGGCGCCTGTGCCGGGAGAGCGGCGCCGACATCGTGGTGACCGAGATGGTGTCGGCGAAGGGGCTCCTGCGCGACCCCGCCCGGTCCGGGCGATACCTTGTTTACGACGAGGCGGAGCGTCCCGTGGGCGCCCAGCTGTTCGGGGCCGACCCCGGCGAGATCGGCGAAGCCGCGACCGAAGTCGCCCGCCGCGGGTTCGATTTCGTGGACATCAACATGGGGTGTCCCGTCCGGAAGGTGACCGGCGGCGGTTCCGGGGCGGCGATCCTGTCCAACCCCCGCCTCGCCGGTGAGATCGCCCGGGCGGCGGTCCGGGCGGCCGGGATCCCGGTCACGGCCAAGATCCGGTCGGGCTTCGGAACGGAGAAGGAGACGTACCTCGCGGTGGCGGAGGAACTGTTTGCCGCGGGCATCGCCGCCGTGACCCTGCATCCCCGCCACCGGGGGCAGATGTTCGCCGGAAGCGCGGACTGGACGCAGATCGCCGCCCTGAAGCGCGCGTTCCCCGGGGAAACGATCGTCGGCAACGGGGATGTCCGGACACCGGCGGACGCCGCCCGGATGCTCGCAGAGACCGGGTGCGACAGCGTGATGATCGGGCGGGCCGCCATGGGAAACCCGTGGATCTTCGGCCCGTTTCCCACCCCGGAGGCGAGACGCACCCTGATCCTGCGCCACGGCGAGGAGATGTTCCTGCGCCACGGGGAGCACGGGATCAAGGAGATGCGCAAGCACCTCGCATGGTACAGCCGGGGGATCCAGGGCGCCGCCGTCTTCCGCTCGGAGCTGCCGAAGGTCGCCGACCCGGACTCCTTCCGGGCCGTCGTCGGGCGCTTCTTTTGAGCGACCTCCTCCGGCAGACCCTCGAGTCGGTCAACGTCGGGATCCTCGTCTTCGACCTCGCGGGAAAGCTGGCGTACATCAACCCCGCCGCCGAGGAGATCCTGCAAGGCTCCTCGCAGGCGCTCGCCGGGAAACATTTCCGGACCCTTTTCCGGGGATCCCCGGAGGCGGTCCGGATCGTCCGGAAGGCGATCGAGGAGAACACGCCGGTCACGGGCTTCGACGTGGCGTTGAAACCGGTGGGCGGGGGGCGGGCGGTTCACCGCCGAGGAGCCGTCTCCATCCCGGTGATGCTCGGCGCCTCCCCGCTCTCCGGGGCGTCCGGCGATCCGCAGGGGGCGGTCCTCTCGGTCAAATCGTCGGAGATCCTTTCGCTCGTCGGGCAGGAGGAACGGGCGTCGGTCCGCGCCGAGGAGATGCAGATGCTGGCGTACGGGATCGCCCACGAGATCAAGAATCCCCTGGGCGGCATCCTCGGTGCGGCGCAGTGGATCCTGCGCGGGGAAGGCCCGGACGAGGACCGCGCCGAGGGGATCCGGCTGATCCTGCGCGAGGCGCGGCGGATCAACGACCTTGTGGAGAAGATGTTGGAGATGGGGAAGACTCCCCCGCCGCCGCGGCCCTTCGCCCTCTCCCCCCTGCTGCGCGAGGCGGAGCAGCTTCTCCTCTCCGAGGCCAGGGAACAGGGAAAGGAGGTCCGGTTCGACCTCCGCGTGGACCCGAGCCTCCCCCCGGTTTCCGGACACCCGGACACCGTCTACCGGGCCCTCCTCAATATATTGAAGAACGCCGTGGAGGCGATCGAACGGGCGGGAACCGTGACGATCGAGGCGCGGATGAACGTCAACTACCGGTTCGCCCGGGGCCGGGGCAGGAAGCGGTCGTTCCTCGAGGTCGAGATCACCGACAGCGGGAAGGGGATGACCGAAGAGGAACTGCGAAAGGCGCTTCTCCCCTTTTACACCACGAAGGCGCGCGGCACGGGGCTTGGCCTGGTGATGGCCCGGCAGGCGGTCACACGGCTCGGAGGGAAGATGGAGATCCGCTCTTCTCCCGGCGCCGGAACCGCGGTATTACTATCCCTTCCGGTCGATCCGGGGAGAAAGGCCGCCACGTGAAACGCATCCTCATCGCCGACGACGACGAGAGCATCCGCTGGGTTCTCCGGAAGACCGTCACCGGGATGGGGTTCGCCGCGGACCTCGCCGCGGACGGAGAGCAGGCCCTCGCCCTGCTGGGGAAGAACACGTACGCCGCCGCCTTCGTCGACGTCCGGATGCCCGGCATGGAAGGGATCGAGGTGCTCGAACGCGTCGAGGCGCGCAAGTCCCCCACCCGCTTCTTCATCATGACCGCCGTTCGTCGGCCCGACGTCGCCGCCCGCTCCACACGCGCCGGCGCCGCGGAGTTCATCACCAAGCCGTTCGACCTGTCCGGCATCGAGGAGCTCCTGCGCACCGTGGCGCAGGAGGCGTCCTCCCGGGAGAGCCCCTTCCGCCCCGAGGAACGGGAGGACGGATCCTCCACCCGGATCGTGGGGAAAAGCCGGGTCCTCCTCGAGGTGTTCCAGAAAATCGGGAAGGTGGCCGACTCGGACGCCACCATCCTTCTCCTGGGAGAGCGCGGCGTCGGGAAGGAGATGATCGCCCGGTGCATCCACGACCTGGGGAGCCGCACGGGTCCCTTCGTTGCGGTGAACATCCCCGCGATCCCCCGCGACCTGCAGGAGGTGGAGCTGTTCGGGCACGAGAAGATGGCGTTCACCGGAGCCGATGACGCACGGGAGGGGAAACTCGCGGCCACGCAGGACGGCACCCTCTTCCTCGACGAGATCGGCGACACGCCCCTCGATCTGCAGCCCAAGCTCCTGCGGGTGCTCCAGGAGCGGGAGTACACGCCCCTCGGGTCGAACCAGACCAGGCGGTTCCGCGGGCGGATCATCGCGGCGACGAACCGGAACCTGCGGAAGATGGTGGCGGACGGGAGGTTCCGTGAGGACCTTTTCGACCGGCTGAACGTCTTCCCCCTGCGCGTCCCTTCCCTCGCCGAGAGGAAGGAAGACATCCCGCTCCTGGCGGACCACTTCCTGCGAAAATATTGCGCCATCCTCTCCCGCCCGCCGCGCTCCTTTTCGAAGGAGGCGGTCGAGGAGCTCTCCGCCCGCTCGTGGAAGGGGAACGTCCGGGAACTCGAGAACTTCGTCCAGCGCCTGGCGGTCCTCTCTCAGGGAAAACTGCTGCGGCGCGATGACGTGGCGCGCGAGCTGGCCAGGGCGGAAGGCACGCTCGAGACCTCTTCCGCGCCGATGGAGCAGCTGGTCGAGGAGCGGATCCGGGAATTCCTCCGGCGCCTCGGGCCGGCGCTCGACTCCGAGACGGCGCTTCACGACCTGTTCGTCCGCCAGGTGGAGCGTCCCCTCGTGAAGGTCATCCTCGAGGCGACGGCCGGGAACCAGATCCGTGCGGCGGCGATCCTCGGGATCCACCGGAACACGTTGCGGAAGAAGGTCGCGGAGCTCGGGCTGGCGCCGAAAGCCCGGAAGAGGAAGGGGGCGTGACCGCCATGGGAAAACGAAACGGGACACCGGTGATCCTTGCGTTCGGCGGGTTCGATCCGACCGGGGGGGCGGGTGTGTTGATGGATTCCCGCGCGGCGGCGGCCGCCGGAGTTCACACCTGCGCGGTCGTCTCGTGCCTCACGGTGCAGACCACCGCCTCCTTTTCCCGCTTCGCGTCCGTCCCGCGCGACGTCCTGGATGAATCGCTTGCCGCCGCCGCGAAGAGTTTCCTCCTCCGGACCGTCAAGGTCGGGATGGTGGGGACCCGCGCCGCCGCCGAGGCGATCCTCTCCTTCTCGGCCGCGCACCGCGATCTTCCCCTCGTCCTCGACCCCGTCCTTCGCTCCTCCTCGGGGGCGTTGCTCCTGTCCCCGTCCGCGTTGCCGGCGTATCGGCAGCTGCTCCGCCGGGC
This genomic interval carries:
- a CDS encoding sodium-translocating pyrophosphatase, which produces MAALVLVLLATAANASEADLVIPDLATESFLGMNGHNLLLVGLAICLLGIAFSLVQFSQIRNLPVHKSMLEISELIYETCKTYLIQQGKFLAILWAFIAAIMVWYFSREMETFKVGIIVVFSIIGILGSYSVAWFGIRMNTYANSRSAFCSLRGKPYPTMEIPLKSGMSIGMLLVSVELVLMLIILLFVPGDMAGPCFIGFAIGESLGAAALRIAGGIFTKIADIGSDLMKIVFKIKEDDARNPGVIADCTGDNAGDSVGPTADGFETYGVTGVALITFILLAVGNQLSPADKITHQVQLLVWIFVMRIGMIITSAVSYGVNGVYNRGKYGESKKFNFEMPLTSLVWLTSIVSIAMTYLLSYLLIPAMGGGQLWWKLSTIITCGTLAGAIIPELVKVFTSTNSGHVREVVTASREGGASLNILSGFVAGNYAAYWLGIAIIGLMAGGYAVSTLGLGDIMVAPAIFAFGLIAFGFLGMGPVTIAVDSYGPVTDNAQSVYELSTIETIPDISGEIEKEFGFKPDFEEAKICLEENDGAGNTFKATAKPVLIGTAVVGAMTLIFSIIQLLSAKYGTTGPQGIFEGLSIMNPLFLLGLITGGAVIFWFSGASCQAVSTGAYRAVEFIKKNIKLEDGSERASVADSKKVVEICTQYAQKGMFNIFLVVFFSTLAFACVNHYYFIGYLISIAIFGLYQAIFMANAGGAWDNAKKLVETELDMKGTPLHEATVVGDTVGDPFKDTSSVAMNPIIKFTTLFGLLAVELAITLDPFLSHVLAGVFLLISMFFVYRSFYGMRIKTGEA